Part of the candidate division KSB1 bacterium genome is shown below.
TTATTCGGTGGGGGGTATGCGGTTGATGTTGGACTATGCGTATCAGGATTTCGGCGTGCTCAAGGAGATTCAGATGTTCACCGTCGCCTTGGGATTTTAAGGAATGAGCAAGTTAAAGCATGAAGCATAAGGAGAGTTGACTATGAAGCTGAGAATAAGAACTCCTCGGCTGCTTTTCCTCATCTGCATGCTGGCGACAACCGCTTTTGCGGGTGTCACCGGCAAGATCGCCGGAAAAGTAGTCGATACGGAAACCGGCGAACCTTTGCCCGGAGCCAACATTATCATCGAAGGGACGCAGATGGGCGCCGCGGCCAATCTGCAGGGCGAATTTATCATCATCAACGTGCCGCCGGGCGTATATACGCTAAAGATCAGCATGATGGGTTATAAAACCCAGGTGAGATCGAACGTCCAGGTCAGCATCGACCTGACGACGCAGGTGAATGTCAAGCTGGAGCCGAGCGTGATTGCCGGTGAAGAGGTGACGGTGGTGGCGGAGCGTCCGCTGGTGCGCATGGACCAGACCTCTTCGATGGCAACGGTCGGGGCGCAGCAAATTGCCGATTTACCGGTGCAGACCATCGGCGAGGTGCTCGAGCTGCAGGCCGGTGTAGTTAACCGAGGCGGTTGGCACATCCGCGGCGGACGCGCCGACGAGGTTGCCTTCTGGATCGACGGCGTGCCGGTGACCAACGTCAACAACTACAGCCAAGGCATTACGGTTGAAAATTATGCCATCCAGGAGCTGCAGGTTATTTCGGGTACATTCAACGCCGAGTACGGTCAGGCCATGTCCGGTATTGTAAACATCATCACCAAAGAAGGCAGCCCGAAATTCAACGGCCAAGTGCGCGCCTACGTCGGCGATTATGTCTCCAATCGCGACGAATTCGAGGTTCTTGATCGAGTAGTGACGCTTTATGATGAGTCCGGCAAAGCGGTCGGCGTTAAAGGGATCACCTCCAATCCTTTGCGGTTGTTCAATCCGGAATACAATTATGATCTCAGCCTCAGCGGGCCGATTCCGGGGACGAAAGACAAGCTGACCTTTTTCGTCAACGGCCGCACCAATTCGGGCAGCGGTTATTACTACGGTCGCAACTGGTTTTTGCCCACCGGCGTTCCGGGAGACAGCTCGCTTGTAAAGATGAGCGAATACCATCACAATTCGCTTCAGGGCAAACTGACATGGCGGCCGAGCGGTGTCTTTAAGCTCAGCTATAATGCGTTATGGAACAAAGACGATTCACCGCGCAGCTTTTCACAGCAGCAGCGCTATGTCCCGTTGGGCACGAGCCAGAGCCATAGCCTCAATCAATCTCATATCGTTTCCCTCAATCACGTTCTTTCGCCCAAAACCTTTTACGAGGTTCGCTTCAATTATTTGGACTACCGCGGCAAAAGCTATGTCTTTGCCGATCCGAATGCGCGGCCGGATTATTACATCTACATCTACCCGGATACCACGGCCGACGGCATCGTATTGCCGGATCTCACGCTGAACCCCTTAAAGAGCAAAGAGGACAGCATACGTTTTGAACAGCTCAAGCAGGAGCGGCGCCGTTATCAGTGGATCATTGATCCCAATGGCCCGATCGGCTACATCCATCCCGACTCCAACAGCGTGCCGGCAAGCTATTCGTTCTGGAACGACGGCAGCGGTCGGAACTACAGCCGCAGCCGTACCCAAAGCTGGATCGCCAAATTCGATCTGTCCAGCCAAATCGACAGGATCAACCTGGTCAAGGCCGGTTTCGAGTTCCGGACGCATCGGCTGGACAATTCGAGCTACTCGTTGATCGCCGCGACGAATCCGGCATCGAACGAAGAGATCGTTCCTTATATGCCGACGATCCCGCCGATCGACAGTCCGCAGCGCAGCGATTACGTGCGCACGCCGAAAGAGTTTTCCGCCTATATTCAGGATAAAATGGAACTGAAGGAAATCATCTTTAATATTGGTTTGCGCTTCGACTGGTTTGACGCCAATTATGTTGTACCGACTTTTTCGGACGACCCTGATATCTATCATCCGATCAAGCCCGAGAATACTTATAAAAACTGGACTCCTCCGCCTGCCGGTCTCAATCAGGCCGAATACGACGCTTATCTGCGTCAATTTGAAAAATATACACCGGAAGAACGACGCGCGTTTATGCATAAAAAGGTGAAACCGAAAATGCAGCTCAGCCCGCGTCTCGGCATCGCCTACCCGATTACCGATGCCGGCGTGATACATTTCTCGTACGGCCATTTCTTCCAGATTCCGGCCTACAATCAGATGTACACCAATCCGGATTTCAAGATTAATCCTTCCGGCGGCAACATCATTTTCGGTAATGCCGATTTGAATGCCAAACGGACGGTCCAGTATGAAATCGGTCTGCAGCAGCAGATCGCCAAGGACTTGGGGATCGACGTCACCATCTTTTACAAGGACATCCGCGATTGGGTTGGAACCAGTCCTCTTGTACGCACGGCTATCCCGAGTGTTCTCTACTCGACTTATGAGAACAAGGACTATTCCAACGTACGCGGCATTACCTTCAAGATGGAAAAACGCATGGCTGCGAACTTTTCGGCAAACCTCGACTATACGTTCCAGATTGCCGAAGGCTCATACTCGAATCCGAATGACGCCTTTAACGCCCAAGTCAACAACAATGAGCCGCGCTTGAACCTCATTCCTCTGGATTGGGATCGGCGCCATTCACTCAATATGCAGTTGATTTATTACAAAAATCGCTGGACCGTCAGCGCCATCGGGCGATTCTACAGCGGCTTCCCCTATACGCCCTCTTTCCCGCGTGCCCAATTTGTCGGCGGCTCGGCGCTGTCCAGTCTGCCGGAGAACAGCTCGCGCAATCCTAATCAGAAGGTTGTCGATCTGCGCATCAACCGCCAATTCCGATTAGCGGGTTTAGATTTTAACCTCTTTGCCTACATTAATAATCTGTTCGATTCCGACGATGCTGTGGCGGTTTACTCGGATACGGGTTCACCGGACTACACTACCAATATCACGCCGTCACGGGTCAGCTATGACTCGAAGCGCGTCGGCACGGTGGAGCATTACGTCCTGCAGCCCGGTTACTACACCGCGCCGCGCCAAATCCAAGTCGGCTTTTCGGTCGGCTTTTAAGTGCAATGGAGGAAAAACTTATGAAACATAGAAAATTTGTCGCACATACTTTGATGCTGCTCGTCTTTCTGCTCGGCGCCGCCTGGGCGCAGATGGAAGGACTGCATGGCTCCTTTTTGGAAATTCGCGACGGCGTGCACGCCGGTAATCTCTTCCGTACGACCATTTACAATGACGGTACATACGGACGCATCAACGATCCGGCCGCATTTGCCGGCGAGTGGCCGATCAACTCAGGCCGCTGGTACATGATCGACGGTAACCTGTTCGTCGGCAGCGAAGTTATCGACACGGACGGTCAGCTGAAGCACATCATCTCGACGGTACGAAGCGCCATGATCGGCAATTCGACCGGCGACCGCAGCCCGAACGGCGATTGGTGGACCTTTCTGCCGCTGCCCGGTTTTGCCGCACGCGATACCAACAAGATCGCCATGAGCAAATGGAAATGGTCTTGGCCGGACGTTTGGCCGGACAAGCTGAATGATCCGGTTGATCCCGGCTGGCCCGGACAATGGAACGGCTACTTTGGCAAAGGCATCTTTAATGCCGACGAAGAGAGCTTTTTTGTTGCCGACGATTACAACAACGCGGAATTCAAGTTTTTCCCCGACAGCACGGATCTGAATCGTCGCGGCTTGGGCATTCGCATGTGGACACGCAATTTCCAATGGTCGAATGCCTTAGTGGAAGACGGCATGTTCTCTTTGTTTGACCTGGAGAATGTCGGCACCCACAATCACGACAAAATGCTGTTCGCCTACAAGTACGGCAACAATATGGGCGACTCGCGTGAAGGCGGCGACGGCGGCGACGATATGGGCGGTTTTAACCGCGAGACCAACTCGGCTTATCTGTATGATTATGACGACATCGGCGCCGGCGGCTGGACACCGGTAGGCTATTTCGGCGGCGTGTTCCTGGAATCCCCCGGCAACCCTTATGACGGCATCGATAACGACGGCGACGGGCG
Proteins encoded:
- a CDS encoding TonB-dependent receptor, encoding MKLRIRTPRLLFLICMLATTAFAGVTGKIAGKVVDTETGEPLPGANIIIEGTQMGAAANLQGEFIIINVPPGVYTLKISMMGYKTQVRSNVQVSIDLTTQVNVKLEPSVIAGEEVTVVAERPLVRMDQTSSMATVGAQQIADLPVQTIGEVLELQAGVVNRGGWHIRGGRADEVAFWIDGVPVTNVNNYSQGITVENYAIQELQVISGTFNAEYGQAMSGIVNIITKEGSPKFNGQVRAYVGDYVSNRDEFEVLDRVVTLYDESGKAVGVKGITSNPLRLFNPEYNYDLSLSGPIPGTKDKLTFFVNGRTNSGSGYYYGRNWFLPTGVPGDSSLVKMSEYHHNSLQGKLTWRPSGVFKLSYNALWNKDDSPRSFSQQQRYVPLGTSQSHSLNQSHIVSLNHVLSPKTFYEVRFNYLDYRGKSYVFADPNARPDYYIYIYPDTTADGIVLPDLTLNPLKSKEDSIRFEQLKQERRRYQWIIDPNGPIGYIHPDSNSVPASYSFWNDGSGRNYSRSRTQSWIAKFDLSSQIDRINLVKAGFEFRTHRLDNSSYSLIAATNPASNEEIVPYMPTIPPIDSPQRSDYVRTPKEFSAYIQDKMELKEIIFNIGLRFDWFDANYVVPTFSDDPDIYHPIKPENTYKNWTPPPAGLNQAEYDAYLRQFEKYTPEERRAFMHKKVKPKMQLSPRLGIAYPITDAGVIHFSYGHFFQIPAYNQMYTNPDFKINPSGGNIIFGNADLNAKRTVQYEIGLQQQIAKDLGIDVTIFYKDIRDWVGTSPLVRTAIPSVLYSTYENKDYSNVRGITFKMEKRMAANFSANLDYTFQIAEGSYSNPNDAFNAQVNNNEPRLNLIPLDWDRRHSLNMQLIYYKNRWTVSAIGRFYSGFPYTPSFPRAQFVGGSALSSLPENSSRNPNQKVVDLRINRQFRLAGLDFNLFAYINNLFDSDDAVAVYSDTGSPDYTTNITPSRVSYDSKRVGTVEHYVLQPGYYTAPRQIQVGFSVGF